The following are encoded together in the Lactuca sativa cultivar Salinas chromosome 1, Lsat_Salinas_v11, whole genome shotgun sequence genome:
- the LOC111891897 gene encoding CRM-domain containing factor CFM3, chloroplastic/mitochondrial, giving the protein MKLTEVAVPLRNTKFIFPFPRNSHLLFFSSSSSSFLKPSLVKPLPSIRSTTDNSTTSTTTNPSPSSPWLNNWSSPPPNPSIKPESGKRSETRNSSEPAASGGSTRTTAIDRIVLRLRNLGLGSDDEEEEAENEYPGSSEMALTGDEKLGDLLRRDWIRPDRMLVEDDDEETVLPWEREQEGNQEEGREIGGVKKRTMKAPTLAELTLEDTELRRLRTVGTTIRERISVPKAGITGAVLEKIHDQWRKSELVRLKFHEVLARDMKTAHEIVQRRTGGLVIWQSGSVMMVFRGVNYTGPSSRPESTEKDNNTLFVPDVSPASNPTTRNNDSATTSVATRTPVVAESMTEEEAEFNSVLDRLGPRFQEWWGTGILPVDADLLPQTIPGFRTPFRLLPTGMRPRLTNSEMTNLRKLAKSLPCHFALGRNRNHQGLASAILKLWEKSMVAKIAVKRGIQNTNNELMAEELKRLTGGVLLLRNKYYIVIYRGKDFVPKSVASALVERQEMTKEIQDAEEKVRNGAIEAVAVAGVEKDGEATPLAGSLAEFYQAQAQWGREKTTEEHEKMLLEASKTKVTRVVKKLEHKLFIAQSKRSKADKELAKIRESWLPSGAPEDQETITDEERVMFRRVGLRMKPYLPLGIRGVFDGVIENMHLHWKHRELVKLISKQKDIEFVEETARFLEYESGGILIDIVRVPKGYAIIYYRGKNYQRPISIRPRSLPSKARALKRWKALQRYEALTEHVAELENNIKQTKAENGGVENIKDIGAQNSEEIELFGQSMESQQSEDESSWTNSDDDDDDDDDEWENDEDEDDDANS; this is encoded by the exons ATGAAACTAACAGAAGTGGCGGTGCCACTCCgtaacacaaaattcatattcCCATTCCCTCGTAACTCTCACTtactcttcttctcctcttcctcttcttcttttctGAAACCATCTCTTGTCAAACCCTTACCTTCAATTCGTTCAACAACTGATAATTCTACTACTTCTACCACCACCAATCCTTCTCCCTCTTCCCCTTGGCTCAACAATTGGTCTTCTCCACCACCAAACCCTTCTATCAAACCTGAATCCGGAAAACGGTCTGAAACTCGTAATTCTTCTGAACCTGCTGCTTCCGGTGGTTCAACCAGGACCACCGCCATTGACCGGATTGTTCTTCGGTTGCGGAATTTAGGTCTGGGCTCCGATGACGAAGAAGAAGAGGCGGAAAATGAATACCCCGGGTCTTCGGAAATGGCTTTGACGGGAGACGAGAAATTGGGAGATTTGTTAAGAAGAGATTGGATTCGTCCGGATAGAATGTTGGTTGAAGATGACGATGAGGAGACGGTTCTGCCATGGGAGAGAGAACAGGAGGGAAATCAGGAGGAAGGGAGGGAAATTGGAGGGGTAAAGAAGAGAACCATGAAAGCACCAACATTGGCTGAGTTGACACTTGAAGATACAGAATTGAGGAGGTTGAGGACAGTAGGTACAACGATTAGGGAGAGGATTTCAGTACCTAAGGCAGGGATTACAGGGGCAGTTCTTGAAAAGATTCATGATCAATGGAGGAAGTCAGAGTTGGTTCGACTCAAGTTTCATGAAGTGTTAGCTCGTGATATGAAAACTGCTCATGAAATTGTTCAG CGTCGAACAGGTGGATTAGTCATATGGCAATCAGGAAGTGTGATGATGGTATTCCGGGGAGTTAACTACACAGGCCCTTCTTCAAGACCTGAATCCACTGAAAAAGACAATAATACCCTTTTTGTCCCTGATGTTTCCCCTGCTAGTAATCCAACAACAAGAAATAACGATTCTGCCACTACTAGTGTTGCAACAAGAACACCTGTTGTTGCAGAAAGCATGACAGAAGAAGAAGCTGAATTCAACAGTGTGTTAGATAGATTAGGTCCAAGGTTTCAAGAATGGTGGGGGACTGGAATCCTTCCAGTGGATGCTGATTTACTCCCACAGACGATTCCGGGGTTTAGAACTCCATTCCGACTTCTTCCCACTGGAATGAGGCCAAGATTGACCAATTCTGAGATGACAAATTTGAGAAAACTTGCTAAATCACTTCCTTGTCATTTTGCTCTTG ggAGAAACAGGAATCATCAGGGTTTAGCATCTGCTATACTGAAACTTTGGGAGAAAAGCATGGTTGCTAAAATTGCTGTTAAACGTGGAATTCAGAATACAAATAATGAGTTAATGGCTGAGGAGTTAAAG AGATTAACAGGAGGTGTTTTATTGTTGAGAAACAAATATTACATTGTAATTTATCGAGGGAAAGATTTTGTTCCCAAAAGTGTGGCTTCTGCTTTAGTAGAAAGACAAGAAATGACAAAAGAGATTCAAGATGCAGAAGAAAAGGTCAGAAATGGAGCAATTGAAGCAGTTGCAGTTGCAGGTGTTGAAAAAGATGGAGAAGCAACTCCACTTGCAGGGAGTTTGGCTGAGTTTTATCAAGCTCAAGCACAATGGGGAAGAGAAAAGACAACTGAAGAACATGAAAAGATGCTTCTAGAAGCATCCAAAACCAAAGTTACTCGAGTTGTCAAGAAACTTGAGCATAAGCTGTTTATT GCTCAATCTAAAAGGTCTAAAGCAGATAAAGAATTGGCAAAGATAAGAGAATCATGGCTTCCTTCAGGTGCTCCTGAAGATCAAGAAACAATTACAGATGAAGAGCGTGTTATGTTTAGAAGAGTTGGATTAAGAATGAAGCCCTATTTACCACTTG GTATTCGTGGTGTGTTTGATGGTGTTATTGAAAACATGCATTTACACTGGAAACATCGAGAGCTTGTAAAACTTATATCAAAGCAAAAAGATATAGAATTTGTTGAAGAAACTGCAAGGTTTTTAGAATATGAAAGTGGTGGAATATTAATAGATATTGTAAGAGTTCCAAAAGGCTATGCAATTATTTATTATCGTGGAAAAAATTATCAGAGGCCAATTAGTATTAGGCCTAGAAGCCTTCCTTCAAAAGCACGTGCATTGAAACGCTGGAAAGCCCTACAGAGATACGag GCTCTCACTGAACACGTGGCGGAGTTGGAAAACAACATAAAGCAAACCAAAGCCGAAAAT GGTGGTGTTGAGAATATAAAGGACATTGGTGCTCAAAACTCAGAGGAAATTGAGCTGTTTGGTCAATCCATGGAATCCCaacag AGTGAAGATGAAAGTTCATGGACAAactctgatgatgatgatgatgatgatgatgatgagtgggAAAATGATGAGGATGAGGATGATGATGCTAATTCATAG